CATAAATTGCAATGTTTTTATCGTGGAAAATTACATGTGTATACAATAATTAGTCGTGAAGACTCTGTGCATTCATTGTTTGGTCGAATACCATTTTTAATAAAAAATGATATTTTAGAAGCAAAAGTAGGGTTCAAGCTAGATAATAGGAGTAGTCATGTAATGTTATGTGGTAATCCGTATATGATACGTGATACTAAAAAAATATTACAGATAAAATATAAGATGCAGGATCATTATAAAAATAAACCCGGTCATATAACACAAGAACGTTATTGGTAATGTTTAAAATTTATTTTAATAATTACGAAATAATTGAAACTTAACATTAATTATTTAATATAAAATTATAATTTTATTGAGCTGTATTTTTATTAAAATTTGTTTAATAACTTAAACGTTATTTATAAAAGTTTATGTAGATTGATTTTAATCGGAGAAAAATGTGAGAAATTCGTTAATAGTAGGAAATTGGAAATTAAATGGTAATAAGTATCATATAACTAACTCCGTTGCTAAGTTAGTAGAGTTATGTGCTTCTATTTCCAGAAGTTATATAGCTATTGCGCCACCGGTTGTATATTTAGATATGGTAAGACGTAATTTGAGAGATAGTTGCATTAAGTTGTGCGCACAAAATGTAGATCCTTATATATCTGGAGCGTTTACCGGAGATGTTTCTCCGATTATGTTGCAAGATCTTAATGTTAAATATGTGTTAATTGGTCATTCTGAACGTAGAATTTATCATAATGAATATGATGCATATGTTGCGCAAAAGTTTTGTATTGTAAAAAAAATAGGATTAATTCCAATTTTATGTATAGGAGAAAATAAAAAAGAACATGCATGCGGATATACTGAATCAGTATGCCTTAATCAGATTAAAGTTATTATTAAATTATCAGGGGGAACAGTAGAGGTTTTTAAAGATTCAATTATTGCTTATGAACCCGTGTGGGCTATAGGTAGTGGTGTAAGCGCTGTACCTGAAGAAGTGCAGATGATACACAAGTCAATTCGCAATTATATAGAAAGTTACAGTATTAATATAGCTAGCAGCGTAAGAATTTTGTATGGCGGTTCTGTAACTCCAGAAAATGTTGTTAATTTTTTAAATCAAAAAGATATTGATGGTGTTTTAATAGGTTCAGCATCTTTAGATGCAGATAAGTTTCATGATATTATAAAATTATCAGAAAAGTTAAATTAAATTTAATATTACATGCAAAATATTTATTTTATGAATACAGAAAATTTAGTTTTTGTAAAAAACCTAAAATATTTTAGGAATATGTTATAGAATAAGGTATGTATTATTTTTACTCATAGGTTGATATAAGATATCTATTATATAGATACTCAATTTTTGTACTAGTAACATTATATTTTTGATGCTTTTAAATATAGTTTAAAAAAGTTTTTTAGCTATTTGTAACAAATCTGTTCGAAACGGTCTACGTGTGCATTGCGTAGCGTTGCCTATGTCGTGATGTACTAGTTTTTCGTTTTGAATACCAATGCACCTACCAGTGTGTCCTTGTAAAAGGAGTTCTATGGAATACGCACCCATTCTGGAAGCTAAAATTCGATCGTATGCTACTGGTTTACCTCCTCGTTGCAAATATCCTAATACAGTAGCCCGGGTTTCCCTGCCAGTTTTTTGCTCAATATATTGAGCTAAACATACTATGTTGCATATGTGTTCGGTAATAGTGATGATTGCATGTTTCTTTCCTTTAGAGATTCCAGATTTAATCTCATTTACTAAATCATTTTCATTAAATTCTATTTCTGGGACTACAATAAATTCACATCCACCGGCAATTGCTGCAGCCATAGTTAAATCTCCACAATAACGTCCCATAACTTCTATAATAGAAATTCGTTGATGAGAAGAAGATGTATCACGTAATTTGTCGATAGCATCTACGATAGTATTTAGCGCTGTAAAATAACCTATAGTATAGTCAGTCCCTGCAACATCATTATCAATCGTTCCTGGTAATCCTATACAAGGCAATCCTGCATCGTTTAATTTTTTAGCGCCTAAATATGATCCATCTCCTCCAATAACAACTAGTGCATCAATATGATGTATATTAAGATTGTTAATGGCCACGATTCTAGTAGAGTTATCTTTGAATTCGGGGAAACGAGCAGACCCTAGAAAAGTACCTCCTCGATTTATTATTTCTGAAACACTACGATGGTTTAATCGTATCATACGGTTTTGGAATAAACCTAAATAGCCGTCATATATTCCATAAATTTCTAATCCTTCAGAAAGTCCAGCTCGTACTACACCTCTGATGGCTGCATTCATTCCAGGAGAATCTCCTCCGCTTGTTAATACTCCTATTTTTTTGATCATTTTAAATAGCTCTATTATGTTATTATAGATATTACAGTCAAAATATATTGTTTATATTGTCAATATGACAAAGCAAATATAATTAATGATATTAATATATATATATATGAGTTGCATTAAATTTACTATAAATTGATAGTATATTAAATATTTTTCGTTTAAATACTATTTAATAAAAATTAAATAAGAACATCAATATAATTATTATGTATAAATAGAATTAATTATTATTAAATAATTTATATTTTAGGTGCCTATTTTATAGGAATATTATATTATTTATGTAATAGATTATTTATCTTTGTATTAGTGCATATTTTATAGAACTAATATTATTTAGTTTATATAAAATATATAGATAATTTTTTTATTCATATAGATAAAAATTAATCTACTAGATTTTATAAAAACATTAAGAATAACAATGTTATGTTGTAGTGGAAAAATTTTTTTCTTCTTAAGTTATTAACGTTTATTCAATAAATAATTTAATAACTTTTAAAGTTTTTTGATTAGTTTCGCTGGTATACCTGTTACAGTGGAATAAGGCGGTACAGAATGCAATACAACTGAACCCGCTCCAATTTTAGCTCCATATCCTATTTCAATATTCCCTAAAATAATAGATCCAGCGCCTATCATTGCTTTTTGTCTAATTTTAGGGTGACGATTTCCTTGAGTTTTTCCAGTACTACCTAAAGTTACTGATTGCATTATAGTTACATTATTTTCTATTACTGACGTTTCTCCTATTACTATACCAGTTGCATGATCCATCATGACACCGCATCCAATATTAGCAGCAGGGTGAATATCTACATTAAAAGTCTTAGTGTTATAATTATAGAGATATATAGCTAGTTCTTGACGATTATTGTGCCACAACCAATTTGAAATTCGATGAATTTGCAAAGTATGAAATCCTTTTAAATATAAGAAAGGAGTAATGTATTTAGTTATAGCTGGATCATTCGCGTGTATTGCATAAATATCTTTTGCAGCAGCAGTAATTATATTTTCATCAGAATCATATATGTTTTGTATTATTTTTAATATACCAGTGATAGATACATCTATATTAGCTAATTTTTTAGCAATAATATGTATTAATGCATCCTTAAAACTTTTATGTTTTAATAAGGAGTTATATATGAAATTAGTTAAAATAGGTTCAGAATCAATTAATAATCTTGATTCAATTTGAATATTATTCCAAATAATTTCTAGTACATTTTTAGGAATAGAAAAATTTTTTTGGGCAATATGTAAATTATTCATATTAATTGTCAAAAAATTTAGTTGTTTTATGTAAGTTATGTTTTTGTGTATCTCTTAATAAAGAGATAGCTGCATCATGAATATTTTTTTTGTGATGTAGTATGTTGTATATTTGAGTGGTAATGGGCATATAGATATTATGTTGTTTAGATAGCATATGTACTTCTTTTATATTGTATAATCCTTCTATTGTTTGTTTAACTATTTTTTGTGCTTTATTTTTGTCGAGTCCTTGTCCTAATAGCATTCCAAATTTACGGTTTCTTGATTGATTGTCGGAACAAGTTAACAGAAGATCTCCTATTCCAGCTAATCCCATAAAGGTCTTTGATTGTGCTCCGATAGCTAATCCAAGTCTTGACATTTCTGCTAAACCCCGTGTAATTAACGCAGTTCGTGCATTAGCACCTAATCTCATTCCATCAGAGATACCTGCTCCAATAGCTATGATATTTTTCACTGCTCCAGCGATTTGTACACCAATAGTATCTGTACTATTATAAATTTTAAAGTTTTTATTGCAGTGTAATATTTGTTGTAAATCATGAGTTACAACAGAATCACTAGAAGCTAATATGATAGCTGTAGGTAAACCTATAGCAATTTCTTTAGCAAAAGTAGGCCCAGATATTATCGCAATAGGAGTGTTTTTACCAAATATATCATATACTACGTCTTGTAATAATCGTCCGGTTTGGGGTTCTAAGCCTTTAGATGCGATAATAATACGAGTATTGCGTTGTGGTTTTGATTTTTTTATTTGTGTTAAAACTTCGTTGAATACGTAGCTTGGAACAGCTATTAATATATTTTTACAATTAGATACGGCTTTTGTTAAAGATGCTTCTGGATATAATAATTTTGGAAAATGAATTTCGGGTAGATAAGTTGGGTTACACCGTTGCGTGTTAAGTTTATGTATATGTATAGGATTATGTCCCCATAATAATACCGTGCGTCCGTTATCAGATAAAGTTATAGCCATAGCCGTACCGTAAGAACCAGCTCCAATGATAGTTATATCAGGATATATAGTCTTCTTAGAAGCGTTTTTCATGGGGAAATTAAAATATTTATTATATTTAAATTAATTTGTAGTTTTATTATTGTTATTGTTTTTTTTTAAAGATTGTATAAATAAGGTATTAAAATTTATTGGATTTAAATTAATTTGGGGAAATGATCCTTTAGATATTTGATTATTAAAACATTCATTAACATATGGAAATAATATCTCTGGACAATATACGTGAAGATAACGTGCTATTTGTGTGTCGTTCAGTCCTGATATATTAAAAATACCAGCTTGTTTAATTTGACATAAAAAAGCTGTATTTTCGCCAATTTTTGCAGTTGCAGTAACACATAATGTTACTTCATATATATCTTTATATATGTTCTTAGAATTAGTATTTAAATCAACTTGAATTTTAGGACTCCAATGAATCTGGAAAATCTCGGGAGTATTTGGTGATTCGAATGAAATATCTTTAACGTAAATTCTTTGTATACAAAATGATATTTTATCGTTATTTTTTTGCACAAAAACTCCTATTTAAATAGTAGGTAGTAGGTAATAATGGATATGTTTTAGTTTTTATACTATTTTAACAGTATATCTAATTTTCCTGAATCATTTAATAGAATCAAATCATCTGATCCTCCAATATGTTTATTATTTATGAAAATTTGAGGAACCGTGGTGCGTCCGTTAGATCTTTCTATCATAGTTTTTACAATATTGTTTGATAATTGAAGATTATCTATAGAAATTTCTGTAAAATTTAGTGATTTTTTTATTAGTAATTTTTTAGCACGATCACAGTATGGGCAGTTTTTTTTTGTATAAATTTCAATATTAATCATATATTGTATATACCTTTATATGTTGAGACATTTCATTATTTCAATAACACAGGAAAATTTCCAGTTTTCCAACCGATTATACCTCCATGTAATACATATACTTCTTCAAATTTTAATTTACATAAGTTTCTCCTAACGGAATGAGCAATTATGTTATTATCATGTACTATAATTAACGGACTTTTTTTAAACTTTTTTAATTTATAAATATTATTATTTTTAATATCTGATATTAATATATGGAGGCTATTTATTATATGTCCTGATTTGTAATCATCTTTGTTACGTATATCTATGACTATTGCGTTTTTTTTATTAATCAATAAAACAGCTTTATTGCTTTTAATTTCAGAGTTTCTAAATATCCAATTGTTAATCGATGTTGATATAACGAGTACTAACAATACTATCCATATGGCACATAATATCATATGTTGTTGTATAAATGTTTTTATTTCTTCTATATAAATCATATTAAATTTTTTATTTAAATAAGTTATTTGTTAAACTTTAAGGTTTTGCAGTGTGGAATACACTAATATTACTATATGTAGCAATGATGATTACTGATTGATTTAAATTACAGCATATATTTTAAAAAATATTTTTAATATTATTAATATTTAATATGTAAAATAATATACATGTTATTTTAACATGTGTTAAAGTATTTTCAAATATAACCATCCAATGTTATTGGATAATAACGACTTTTTTTTTAGCATTTATAGTAATTAACTATTCTATAAACACTTTAGAATATGCATATGTGCTTATTTTTTATAAGGATTATTTTTGTTTATAGTTATTTTGCGGAAAAAATTTTTGGTATTATTGTAGCGCGTATAATTTATTAAATTAAAATTAATATTTTATGAAAAATTAAAAAATTTTTGAAAATAAATATATTATTAGTTTTAGTAAATGAAACATTTAAGATTTTTTTGTGTTCTGAATACTTAATATGAGTAACAATGATGATTATAGTTACAGGTGGTGCAGGTTTTGTGGGTTGTAATTTAATCAGAGCCTTAAATAAGATAAAACGTAAAGATATTTTAGTAGTAGATAATCTAAAAAATGGAAAAAAATATGTAAATTTAATAGGTTTGTACATTACAGATTATATAGATAAAAATTATTTTCTTAAATGTTTACTTACAGAACCTTCTTACATAAATAATATAGATGTGGTATTCCATCAAGGGGCTTGTTCTTCTACTATTGAGTGGGATGGAGAATATATGATGAGAAATAATTATCAGTATTCTAAAGAACTATTATCATATTGTATTAAAAATCATATTCCCTTTATATATGCTTCTTCTGCATCAGTATATGGAAAAAGTACTGATACATCGTTAGAGCACAAGCAACGTGAAAAACCTATAAATATATATAGTTATTCTAAGTTTTTATTTGATCAATATGTACGTTCTATTTTGCCAAAAGTTACCTCTCAGATATGTGGATTAAGATATTTTAATGTTTATGGTCCATATGAAATGCATAAAGGTAATATGGCTAGCATTATATATAGATTATATACACAGATTAAATCTAAAAAACATATAAAGCTATTTTGTGGTAGTAATGATATAAAAAGAGATTTTGTATATATTTCAGATATTGTGGATATAAATATTTGGGCCTGGGATACTGGAATATCCGGTATTTTTGATTGCGGTACTGGTGAATCCCAATCTTTTGAATTAATAGCTAATATTGTTTTAGATTTTTTCGATCGGGATTTAACTATTAAGTATATTCCTATGCCAAGCTATTTATGCAATCATTATCAATTTTTTACTAGGGCAAATGTTGAACAGTTAAGAATAGTGGGTTATGAAAAAAAATTTTTTGATGTAAAAAATGGTATATTTAATTATTTAAATTGGTTGTTATATAACGGTATTTAATATGTTTTAAAGAACATAAGTTATATATGGTGTGTTCATTTTATGAAATTATTAGTTATTAGTCCTTCTTGGCTTGGAGATGCTGTGATGTCTCATAGTATGTATCGTTTGCTTGTAGCACGGTATGCTCCTAAATCTGTAAGAATAGATGTAGTAGCACCGACGTGGTGTAAAGATGTGCTTAATTATATGCCAGAAATTAATAAAACTTTTGTTTTACCTTATAGTCATGGGGACTTAGCATTATTGAAATGTTATAATTTTGGAAAACTTTTAAGATTTAAAAATTATCAGCAAGCTATAGTATTACCTGATTCATTGAAATCAGCTTTAATACCGTTCTTTGCAAAAATCCCACTTCGTACTGGGTGGCTTGGTGAATATAGATATGGTTTTTTAAATGATGTAAGGATATTAAATGTTCAATCATTTCCATTGATGATTCAACGTTACGCATCATTAGTATATAATAAAAATGTTGTGCGTAATTTTTGTGATTTACCTAGTCCATTACCTTATCCGTGTTTGGATATCAGCGAAACAGAAATTTCAAGTGTATTATGTAAATTTAATTTGCATGATCACAGAAAGCGTTTAATTGGTTTATGTCCAGGAACGGCATCTGGGTTATATAAAAGTTGGCCGCAGTGTTATTATGTAACACTAGCAATACAATTAATTTATCGCGGATACTATATAGTTATTTTAGGGGCATATCAAGATAATATAATTAGTAAATTTATTGATTGCAGCATATTAACAAATTTAGAAAAATATTATTTCAATCTGATTGGCAGAACATCAGTAAAAGAAGTTATTGCTATAATCGCTTCTTGTAAAGCAGTAGTCAGTAACGATTCTGGTTTAATGCATGTAGCTTCTGCGTTACAATGTCCTGTAGTAGGAATATATGGATTATTAAGTAACCCAAAATTCACGCCTCCCCTGTATAAACGATCTATTA
This sequence is a window from Candidatus Blochmannia ocreatus. Protein-coding genes within it:
- the tpiA gene encoding triose-phosphate isomerase gives rise to the protein MRNSLIVGNWKLNGNKYHITNSVAKLVELCASISRSYIAIAPPVVYLDMVRRNLRDSCIKLCAQNVDPYISGAFTGDVSPIMLQDLNVKYVLIGHSERRIYHNEYDAYVAQKFCIVKKIGLIPILCIGENKKEHACGYTESVCLNQIKVIIKLSGGTVEVFKDSIIAYEPVWAIGSGVSAVPEEVQMIHKSIRNYIESYSINIASSVRILYGGSVTPENVVNFLNQKDIDGVLIGSASLDADKFHDIIKLSEKLN
- the pfkA gene encoding 6-phosphofructokinase, whose protein sequence is MIKKIGVLTSGGDSPGMNAAIRGVVRAGLSEGLEIYGIYDGYLGLFQNRMIRLNHRSVSEIINRGGTFLGSARFPEFKDNSTRIVAINNLNIHHIDALVVIGGDGSYLGAKKLNDAGLPCIGLPGTIDNDVAGTDYTIGYFTALNTIVDAIDKLRDTSSSHQRISIIEVMGRYCGDLTMAAAIAGGCEFIVVPEIEFNENDLVNEIKSGISKGKKHAIITITEHICNIVCLAQYIEQKTGRETRATVLGYLQRGGKPVAYDRILASRMGAYSIELLLQGHTGRCIGIQNEKLVHHDIGNATQCTRRPFRTDLLQIAKKLF
- the cysE gene encoding serine O-acetyltransferase, which produces MNNLHIAQKNFSIPKNVLEIIWNNIQIESRLLIDSEPILTNFIYNSLLKHKSFKDALIHIIAKKLANIDVSITGILKIIQNIYDSDENIITAAAKDIYAIHANDPAITKYITPFLYLKGFHTLQIHRISNWLWHNNRQELAIYLYNYNTKTFNVDIHPAANIGCGVMMDHATGIVIGETSVIENNVTIMQSVTLGSTGKTQGNRHPKIRQKAMIGAGSIILGNIEIGYGAKIGAGSVVLHSVPPYSTVTGIPAKLIKKL
- the gpsA gene encoding NAD(P)H-dependent glycerol-3-phosphate dehydrogenase; the protein is MKNASKKTIYPDITIIGAGSYGTAMAITLSDNGRTVLLWGHNPIHIHKLNTQRCNPTYLPEIHFPKLLYPEASLTKAVSNCKNILIAVPSYVFNEVLTQIKKSKPQRNTRIIIASKGLEPQTGRLLQDVVYDIFGKNTPIAIISGPTFAKEIAIGLPTAIILASSDSVVTHDLQQILHCNKNFKIYNSTDTIGVQIAGAVKNIIAIGAGISDGMRLGANARTALITRGLAEMSRLGLAIGAQSKTFMGLAGIGDLLLTCSDNQSRNRKFGMLLGQGLDKNKAQKIVKQTIEGLYNIKEVHMLSKQHNIYMPITTQIYNILHHKKNIHDAAISLLRDTQKHNLHKTTKFFDN
- the secB gene encoding protein-export chaperone SecB; amino-acid sequence: MQKNNDKISFCIQRIYVKDISFESPNTPEIFQIHWSPKIQVDLNTNSKNIYKDIYEVTLCVTATAKIGENTAFLCQIKQAGIFNISGLNDTQIARYLHVYCPEILFPYVNECFNNQISKGSFPQINLNPINFNTLFIQSLKKNNNNNKTTN
- the grxC gene encoding glutaredoxin 3, which gives rise to MINIEIYTKKNCPYCDRAKKLLIKKSLNFTEISIDNLQLSNNIVKTMIERSNGRTTVPQIFINNKHIGGSDDLILLNDSGKLDILLK
- a CDS encoding rhodanese-like domain-containing protein, yielding MIYIEEIKTFIQQHMILCAIWIVLLVLVISTSINNWIFRNSEIKSNKAVLLINKKNAIVIDIRNKDDYKSGHIINSLHILISDIKNNNIYKLKKFKKSPLIIVHDNNIIAHSVRRNLCKLKFEEVYVLHGGIIGWKTGNFPVLLK
- the rfaD gene encoding ADP-glyceromanno-heptose 6-epimerase; the encoded protein is MIIVTGGAGFVGCNLIRALNKIKRKDILVVDNLKNGKKYVNLIGLYITDYIDKNYFLKCLLTEPSYINNIDVVFHQGACSSTIEWDGEYMMRNNYQYSKELLSYCIKNHIPFIYASSASVYGKSTDTSLEHKQREKPINIYSYSKFLFDQYVRSILPKVTSQICGLRYFNVYGPYEMHKGNMASIIYRLYTQIKSKKHIKLFCGSNDIKRDFVYISDIVDINIWAWDTGISGIFDCGTGESQSFELIANIVLDFFDRDLTIKYIPMPSYLCNHYQFFTRANVEQLRIVGYEKKFFDVKNGIFNYLNWLLYNGI
- the waaF gene encoding lipopolysaccharide heptosyltransferase II, whose protein sequence is MKLLVISPSWLGDAVMSHSMYRLLVARYAPKSVRIDVVAPTWCKDVLNYMPEINKTFVLPYSHGDLALLKCYNFGKLLRFKNYQQAIVLPDSLKSALIPFFAKIPLRTGWLGEYRYGFLNDVRILNVQSFPLMIQRYASLVYNKNVVRNFCDLPSPLPYPCLDISETEISSVLCKFNLHDHRKRLIGLCPGTASGLYKSWPQCYYVTLAIQLIYRGYYIVILGAYQDNIISKFIDCSILTNLEKYYFNLIGRTSVKEVIAIIASCKAVVSNDSGLMHVASALQCPVVGIYGLLSNPKFTPPLYKRSIILRDISEDYYNKNLYGSSTDHYHSSLINIKPDRVLEALGILLS